A portion of the Candidatus Pristimantibacillus lignocellulolyticus genome contains these proteins:
- a CDS encoding metallophosphoesterase, protein MGLFFYCHLTVTLNAYDGLTVINKDIGGIMLSTSMSRRQFLKKSMQLGIGIVGLASLSGVYTRYVEPNWIDTNAIAVKIAHLPASFDQLRIVHFSDLHLGIHSNSDHLKHLMVKIQRLKPDLICFTGDLLDHSSSYISEAVSLFSQLEAPLGQYAVIGNHDAFGNRKAVTKGLAKAGFHLLHNEHIELTRGEDRLYIAGIDDPWVGKPDIKQALLHIPSKSCTILLAHEPDFADEYGHLPIDLQLSGHSHGGQVRIPFIGALYTPPYGSKYPYGLYQIENSRLQVYTTRGVGTTRLPVRFNCRPEISVITLNKA, encoded by the coding sequence TTGGGTCTTTTTTTCTATTGTCACCTTACTGTAACATTGAACGCCTATGATGGTCTTACTGTAATAAATAAGGACATCGGAGGTATTATGCTCTCAACATCTATGAGTAGACGTCAATTTTTGAAAAAGAGTATGCAACTTGGCATAGGTATAGTCGGTCTTGCTAGTCTATCCGGTGTATATACTCGCTATGTAGAACCTAACTGGATTGATACTAATGCGATAGCAGTGAAAATTGCTCATCTCCCTGCTTCTTTTGATCAGTTACGAATTGTTCATTTCAGTGATTTACATTTAGGCATTCATTCCAATTCGGATCATCTAAAGCATTTAATGGTGAAGATTCAGCGTTTGAAACCTGATCTTATTTGTTTTACTGGTGATTTATTAGATCATTCGTCAAGCTATATTTCAGAAGCAGTGTCACTCTTCTCGCAACTAGAAGCACCGTTAGGCCAATATGCTGTTATAGGCAATCATGACGCATTTGGTAATCGAAAAGCAGTTACGAAAGGACTAGCAAAAGCAGGCTTCCATCTCCTTCACAACGAACATATCGAACTCACTAGAGGAGAAGATCGACTATATATTGCTGGAATCGATGATCCTTGGGTTGGTAAGCCGGATATTAAGCAAGCATTGCTTCATATCCCTTCAAAGTCATGTACCATTCTACTTGCACACGAGCCTGATTTTGCAGATGAATATGGTCATCTACCAATCGATCTACAATTGTCAGGACATAGTCATGGAGGACAAGTTCGCATCCCATTCATTGGAGCATTATACACGCCTCCCTATGGTAGCAAATATCCGTATGGTCTATACCAGATTGAGAATAGCCGTTTGCAAGTTTACACGACGCGTGGTGTTGGTACGACTCGTCTACCTGTGCGATTCAATTGCCGACCTGAGATTAGCGTCATTACTTTGAATAAGGCTTAA
- a CDS encoding PCYCGC domain-containing protein produces the protein MRSLITKISILLTLVIIVTACSSQNEANHQEHTNANTHEETTPHEHVNGDIQEETASADILPSFLEGQDEQIRLVYAAAGKATEILKWMPCYCGCGESAGHKSNLNCFIKEVKADGTIVWDDHGTRCGVCLQIAVNSIRMTQDGKSLKEIRTIIDETYADGYAEPTKTDFPA, from the coding sequence ATGAGATCTCTTATTACTAAAATTAGTATCTTATTAACGCTAGTTATTATTGTAACGGCTTGTAGTTCACAAAACGAGGCAAACCATCAAGAACATACAAATGCAAATACCCACGAAGAGACGACCCCACATGAACATGTAAATGGAGATATCCAAGAAGAAACAGCTTCAGCAGATATATTACCTTCTTTTTTAGAGGGACAGGATGAACAGATTCGATTAGTATATGCGGCTGCTGGAAAGGCAACTGAAATTCTAAAGTGGATGCCATGTTATTGTGGTTGTGGTGAAAGCGCAGGACATAAAAGTAATTTGAACTGCTTTATTAAAGAAGTTAAAGCAGATGGAACTATTGTATGGGATGACCATGGAACGCGTTGTGGAGTATGCTTACAAATCGCAGTTAATTCTATAAGAATGACACAAGACGGTAAGTCACTGAAAGAAATTAGAACGATTATTGATGAGACATATGCAGATGGATATGCAGAACCTACCAAAACTGATTTCCCAGCATAA
- a CDS encoding MFS transporter, which yields MTLDKKRSTLALLALAISAFAIGTTEFISVGLLPLISEDLNISVTTSALTVTLYALGVTFGAPILTSLTSNIPRKTLLFWIMIVFIIGNSLAASATGIGMLLVARIISAFAHGVFMSIGSTIAADLVPENRRASAIAIMFSGLTVATVTGVPLGTWIGQHMGWRAAFIGIVIIGVIAFIANMILIPSNLRKGTRTSLNNQLKLITNGRLLLAFAITAIGYGGTFVVFTYLSPLLQDITGFSESTVTVILLVYGIAIAIGNVIGGKAANRKPVSALFYMFILQFIVLIVLTFTIPFKVAGLITILFMGLLAFMNVPGLQVYVVLLAERYTPKAVDVASAVNIAAFNAGIAIGAYLGGVVTDSIGIIHTPWVGAIMVLGAVILTGWARALERKDVATSDSSSTL from the coding sequence ATGACACTAGATAAAAAAAGAAGTACGTTAGCACTGCTTGCATTAGCAATAAGTGCTTTTGCAATAGGGACAACAGAGTTTATCAGCGTAGGGCTACTACCACTCATCTCTGAAGACTTAAATATATCTGTTACAACATCTGCTTTAACTGTTACTCTATATGCTCTTGGCGTAACTTTTGGAGCTCCAATATTAACATCATTAACATCTAATATACCAAGGAAAACATTATTGTTCTGGATTATGATTGTGTTTATTATAGGAAATAGTCTAGCTGCTTCTGCAACTGGAATTGGTATGTTATTAGTCGCTCGTATTATTTCTGCGTTCGCTCACGGCGTATTTATGTCTATTGGTTCAACGATTGCCGCTGATCTGGTGCCTGAAAATCGAAGAGCTTCTGCCATTGCCATTATGTTCTCGGGACTTACCGTAGCTACGGTTACCGGAGTACCATTAGGTACTTGGATCGGGCAACATATGGGATGGCGAGCAGCCTTTATCGGAATTGTAATTATCGGCGTCATAGCCTTCATAGCTAATATGATATTGATTCCTTCTAATTTACGTAAAGGAACTCGAACATCGCTCAATAATCAATTGAAACTAATAACAAATGGACGATTACTGCTTGCATTCGCTATTACTGCTATTGGTTATGGGGGAACTTTTGTAGTCTTTACCTATTTATCTCCGCTATTGCAAGATATCACTGGATTTAGTGAAAGTACAGTGACCGTTATACTTCTTGTGTATGGTATTGCCATTGCTATCGGAAACGTCATTGGTGGTAAAGCAGCTAACCGTAAACCTGTATCTGCACTTTTCTATATGTTCATTCTTCAATTCATTGTACTGATCGTTCTAACATTTACGATCCCGTTCAAAGTTGCTGGTTTGATTACTATTCTCTTTATGGGATTGTTAGCTTTTATGAACGTACCTGGATTACAAGTATATGTCGTCTTGTTAGCCGAACGTTATACACCGAAGGCGGTAGACGTAGCTTCTGCTGTTAACATTGCCGCGTTCAATGCTGGCATCGCGATTGGAGCTTATTTGGGTGGCGTAGTAACTGACTCCATCGGTATCATTCATACACCATGGGTAGGTGCAATTATGGTACTTGGAGCAGTTATATTAACTGGATGGGCACGTGCTCTAGAAAGAAAAGATGTAGCAACTAGCGATAGCTCATCTACATTGTAA
- a CDS encoding globin-coupled sensor protein: MKKWFEKLNHYRSIPSNGIQHVHVTETSIEVNSDQLTTQLKMIDLSEDDIRIVQSIQPLIIDHIDEIIDTFYATIIEVTALKEIITEHSTIARLKSTLKQHIIELFSGKINSEYIQKRLRIAEVHQHIGLEPKWYIGSFQNLQNIFITIIHRYAQDSQASLTYVKAISKLLNFEQQLVIEAYDKKNNEQKERYNNEVREEVKHKIGLVSQELAVLTEQTSNSTEHLIISSSQVNESFLHSANIALNSRLLALAGSQKISELERRITSIHERSLQMENSVAQLTLSSEKIKTIVHIVQDLSSQSKLLSLNASIEAARAGQHGAGFGVVAKEMKKLSEDTREAVKQISEFIQLASTHTQEVVHSIQEVKHDVELGKLESTQTSETFNQILISLESSSDELNKVESELEALVRVIEEVSSASIKVASSAEDLNTVTQNF, from the coding sequence ATGAAGAAATGGTTCGAAAAACTAAACCATTATAGATCTATACCGTCAAACGGAATTCAACATGTCCATGTGACAGAGACTTCCATTGAAGTTAATAGTGATCAGCTAACAACACAATTGAAGATGATTGATCTATCCGAAGATGATATTCGCATTGTTCAATCCATTCAACCACTGATTATTGATCACATAGATGAAATCATTGACACTTTTTACGCAACAATTATTGAAGTAACCGCTCTTAAAGAAATCATTACAGAGCATAGTACAATTGCTCGACTTAAAAGCACTTTGAAGCAGCATATTATTGAACTATTCAGTGGAAAAATCAACAGCGAGTATATACAGAAGAGGCTACGTATTGCAGAGGTCCATCAGCATATCGGACTAGAACCGAAATGGTATATCGGAAGCTTTCAAAATCTACAAAACATATTTATAACTATAATTCATCGCTATGCTCAAGATAGTCAAGCGAGCTTGACATATGTGAAGGCGATTTCAAAGTTGCTTAATTTCGAGCAACAGCTAGTCATTGAAGCATACGATAAGAAAAATAACGAACAAAAAGAACGATACAACAATGAAGTTCGAGAAGAAGTAAAACATAAAATCGGTCTCGTAAGTCAAGAACTCGCTGTTCTTACTGAACAGACAAGCAATTCAACCGAACATCTTATCATTAGTAGCAGCCAAGTCAATGAATCCTTCCTTCATAGCGCAAATATTGCTCTGAACTCTCGGTTACTTGCTCTTGCTGGTTCGCAAAAAATTAGTGAGCTTGAACGTAGAATTACATCTATTCATGAACGTTCCTTACAGATGGAAAACTCTGTAGCGCAACTTACCCTTTCTTCTGAGAAAATTAAAACAATTGTACATATCGTACAGGACCTCTCTAGTCAATCTAAGTTACTTTCCCTTAATGCAAGTATTGAAGCCGCAAGAGCAGGTCAGCATGGTGCTGGATTTGGTGTTGTAGCAAAAGAAATGAAGAAACTTTCTGAGGATACGAGAGAGGCTGTAAAGCAAATAAGTGAATTCATACAACTAGCTAGCACGCATACGCAGGAAGTTGTACATTCAATTCAAGAAGTTAAACACGATGTGGAGCTAGGGAAGCTAGAATCAACTCAGACAAGTGAAACGTTTAATCAAATTCTAATTTCCCTTGAAAGTAGCTCCGATGAACTCAACAAAGTAGAATCGGAATTGGAAGCTTTAGTTAGAGTGATCGAAGAAGTAAGTTCAGCATCAATCAAAGTCGCTAGCTCTGCAGAAGATTTAAATACTGTAACTCAAAACTTCTAA
- a CDS encoding sensor histidine kinase, with amino-acid sequence MRLGWNNGKHRGYIPIGYKLMLSYLVFILVLVTVNGYVSHSMYDSSMRKQIKSNIQSTLVQIRDNVAYKSDDLVRISSTLYEDENLIESLKLKTDNSMMINTHFKEVITPKLESASKSIGINLRLFLYVGNETIPEQYYNYDINNYDIYERGSWKNSLQTYNIYHLARIEQKSWYDSLPDERYGFTKLWTQVEDDKQSNRMSMIRRIVDLQNPLNVTEVGVMRFSVSRDEFFESVDHRKLGEGAVLIVQDRNGNIIYASDATKEQELEQNVLASQQNFDLDGEYLKLDEYLPEQNWTLVAYVPLTTIQQEAVRVRTYIIAICILCSILFIFLGIYMSGYFSKRIMKFIFVLNAFREGDLHKRISYKGKDEFSQIATALNSMGEDFEALIKKVYITQLEKKEAELEMLQTQINPHFLYNTLSSINQLAKFGENEKLQQMVVELAKFYRLTLNSGRTLIPVSSEVEQANAYLNIQKVKYGHRLEVTLDVDVDVWKYETIKLILQPFIENVLNHAWSGGDRIHIRIVALLEGNDIIYRVIDDGMGVKQERIAEILNASNESETGFGIRNIHQRVQLQYGEQYGVSIFSKRGIGTSVNIRIPARKRRLFAENDKESNDN; translated from the coding sequence ATGAGACTAGGTTGGAACAATGGAAAACATCGTGGCTATATTCCAATTGGGTATAAGCTAATGTTATCCTATCTTGTATTTATACTTGTTCTTGTAACCGTAAATGGTTATGTTTCTCATTCGATGTACGATTCTTCCATGCGTAAGCAGATAAAGAGTAATATTCAAAGTACACTGGTGCAAATTCGAGATAATGTAGCCTACAAAAGCGATGATTTGGTGCGAATTTCTTCGACTCTATATGAAGATGAAAATTTAATTGAGAGCTTAAAGTTGAAAACTGATAATAGTATGATGATTAATACACACTTTAAAGAAGTTATCACACCGAAGTTAGAGAGCGCATCGAAGTCGATTGGTATTAATTTGAGGCTTTTCTTGTATGTAGGGAATGAGACGATACCTGAGCAATACTATAATTATGATATAAACAATTATGATATCTACGAACGGGGCTCTTGGAAAAATAGTCTTCAAACGTACAATATATATCATTTGGCACGTATTGAGCAGAAATCATGGTATGATTCGCTTCCAGATGAGAGATACGGCTTTACAAAGCTATGGACTCAGGTGGAGGATGACAAGCAGAGCAACCGTATGTCAATGATTCGCCGAATTGTAGATTTACAAAACCCTTTGAATGTTACGGAAGTGGGCGTGATGAGGTTTAGCGTAAGTAGAGATGAATTTTTTGAAAGTGTAGATCATCGAAAACTTGGCGAAGGAGCGGTACTGATCGTCCAAGACCGTAACGGGAATATCATCTATGCTTCAGATGCTACGAAGGAGCAAGAGCTCGAACAGAATGTGCTGGCATCCCAGCAGAATTTCGATCTGGATGGAGAATATTTGAAGCTTGATGAGTATTTGCCTGAGCAAAATTGGACGCTTGTCGCATATGTTCCATTAACGACGATTCAACAAGAAGCGGTACGCGTTCGGACATACATTATAGCTATATGTATTTTGTGTTCAATTCTATTTATTTTTTTGGGAATATATATGTCAGGTTATTTCTCCAAACGAATTATGAAATTTATCTTTGTTCTAAACGCTTTTCGCGAAGGAGATTTACATAAACGTATTTCTTACAAAGGGAAAGATGAATTCTCGCAAATTGCCACAGCGCTTAATAGTATGGGGGAAGATTTTGAAGCCTTGATCAAGAAGGTATACATAACTCAGCTAGAGAAGAAGGAAGCGGAGCTGGAGATGTTACAGACACAAATTAATCCACACTTTCTATATAATACACTCTCTTCTATTAATCAGTTGGCCAAGTTCGGAGAAAATGAGAAGCTTCAGCAAATGGTCGTAGAACTGGCTAAGTTTTATCGATTAACGCTAAATTCTGGTAGAACGTTGATTCCTGTCTCATCTGAAGTTGAGCAGGCTAATGCCTATTTGAATATCCAAAAGGTAAAATACGGTCACCGACTTGAAGTAACATTAGATGTCGATGTAGATGTATGGAAGTATGAGACGATCAAGCTTATTTTACAACCTTTCATCGAGAATGTGCTTAATCATGCTTGGAGTGGTGGGGACCGTATCCATATTCGGATAGTCGCTCTGCTAGAGGGAAACGACATAATATATCGTGTAATTGATGATGGCATGGGTGTAAAGCAGGAACGTATTGCAGAGATACTGAATGCTTCAAACGAAAGCGAGACTGGATTTGGTATTCGAAATATCCATCAGCGTGTACAACTTCAATATGGTGAACAATACGGCGTGTCAATATTTAGCAAGAGGGGCATCGGTACTTCTGTCAATATACGTATTCCAGCTAGGAAACGCAGGTTGTTTGCGGAGAATGACAAAGAGTCGAATGATAATTAG
- a CDS encoding response regulator produces MYNVLLVDDDELDLEGMKRFIPWSELGMEVKGSVNNALSACEVLDQHAIDILVSDVNMPYMSGLELARIALQRKPNIRIIFVSGFQEFSYVQQALSLKAYSYVLKPMEDRELIASLMKVKRDLDEDLKYREVEEAYQDMIPIAKSDMLLRLFEGEDTTDREFMNKLMKTHELHRLNWPIRVAVMELDLLSRVDNNAGSRLEGFKILLNQLHEAANRGDVVPYCKLSPQRIALLLEANGIEDKIAQLIDFAQRKQFVTITTGLGLPVHASDQLYESYQQAIQAVEGKMFFGKGGIIHFEEVSIQPAMLDYRLLDKHMNALMKVLKDYELVQIYDELDNLFCVVTNLRSKFTVHNLTSYMIWKLDHYLSSMDEDLFELLDIDIRKLDILLQFETINDIRKWMLTHIFQISEKLHQKNSTNDSKFIHNVTKVIKERMSENITVKDIAQHFSFSSSYFGFLVREKSGHTFNELLVQLRMEKACELLKLPGLKIYEISDQVGYRYLPYFSRQFKEKFGVTPLEYRKKEK; encoded by the coding sequence ATGTATAATGTGTTGTTGGTAGATGATGATGAACTAGATTTGGAAGGCATGAAGAGATTTATTCCTTGGTCTGAACTAGGTATGGAAGTAAAGGGTTCTGTGAATAACGCTTTGTCTGCTTGTGAAGTCCTGGATCAACATGCCATTGATATTCTTGTAAGCGATGTAAATATGCCTTATATGTCAGGGCTAGAGTTGGCACGGATCGCATTACAGCGTAAACCAAATATAAGGATCATATTTGTGAGCGGTTTTCAGGAATTCAGCTATGTTCAGCAAGCGCTTTCACTCAAAGCTTATAGCTATGTGTTGAAACCAATGGAGGATCGTGAGCTTATCGCCTCATTAATGAAAGTGAAGCGGGACTTAGACGAGGATCTTAAATATCGTGAAGTTGAAGAAGCATATCAGGATATGATTCCAATTGCGAAAAGCGATATGTTACTGCGACTGTTCGAGGGCGAAGATACGACGGATCGCGAATTTATGAATAAATTAATGAAAACTCATGAGTTGCACCGTTTAAACTGGCCCATTCGCGTTGCTGTCATGGAATTAGATTTGCTGTCGAGAGTGGATAATAATGCTGGATCAAGGCTCGAAGGATTCAAAATATTATTGAACCAGCTGCATGAAGCTGCCAATAGAGGTGACGTCGTTCCTTATTGTAAGTTGAGCCCACAACGAATTGCGTTACTTTTGGAGGCCAATGGAATAGAAGATAAAATAGCACAGTTGATCGATTTTGCGCAGCGGAAACAGTTTGTTACGATCACAACTGGATTAGGATTGCCTGTGCATGCATCGGATCAATTATATGAATCGTATCAGCAAGCCATTCAGGCCGTTGAAGGGAAGATGTTCTTTGGTAAAGGAGGCATCATTCATTTTGAAGAAGTAAGTATCCAGCCAGCCATGTTGGATTACCGTTTGCTGGATAAGCATATGAATGCTTTAATGAAAGTGCTAAAAGATTATGAACTTGTTCAAATCTATGATGAGCTTGATAATTTATTTTGTGTCGTTACGAATTTGCGTTCCAAATTCACTGTGCATAACTTGACCAGTTATATGATTTGGAAGTTAGATCATTATTTAAGCTCAATGGACGAAGATCTATTCGAATTACTTGATATCGATATCCGAAAACTAGATATCTTGTTACAATTCGAGACAATTAATGATATTCGTAAATGGATGCTGACACATATATTTCAAATATCGGAGAAACTGCACCAGAAGAACAGTACCAATGACAGTAAATTTATACACAATGTAACGAAGGTAATTAAAGAACGAATGAGTGAAAATATTACGGTAAAGGATATTGCGCAGCATTTTTCGTTCTCATCTAGTTATTTTGGATTTCTAGTCAGAGAGAAGTCAGGACATACGTTCAACGAGTTACTTGTGCAACTACGGATGGAGAAAGCATGTGAACTACTTAAATTACCTGGATTGAAAATTTACGAGATTTCAGATCAAGTAGGCTACCGTTACCTACCATACTTCAGCAGGCAATTCAAAGAAAAGTTCGGCGTGACGCCGCTTGAATATCGGAAGAAAGAGAAGTAG
- a CDS encoding extracellular solute-binding protein: MRGQRARFLWIVLVGVVVSLLTGCSSSQFPIQEEEILLNQNLPGLQNMNSEEELYPLGVEPLHFSFYAHYSYYTMPQWGADPSSKWIQDNLKINIRSISANGNAKFTLRQMIASNQLPDIVWGERDFDLGQLQAEGLLVPLDEYIEKYPNLKYWAGEKVLDLLRASDGKIYYFPNYYTNKPYGNAGYVLNKKIYRELGSPKLETTDDLYMYLIKVKESYPGVVPFETGLAKEGHGIDQLFSAFKEDNLGFTRLYGVPKENRMTSIYLDKEFRESALFVAKLMREGLMPAGAMIQTEDQVSEKLMRGNVAIYASANPMLDAMQADAELRKLNKDDGYMFIEPIYKQGLDRSKIFPGTYNILGWNVTAITKNAKNPEAVFAMLDWMTGPEGSAVQMWGPPGDEGYWNGFKEDGITPNFTTRYGSDPEQLTEIQAVSNQLIWVGNTAYLDKIKSDYEQTLPLEQRNWATYWQQNITWKSQGDATAFINVRPASNSEEGYIMRELEEIWLEAREDALFGQTDEEVLTILDEAHISSMEVGFQKYLDYITNRWHENMRVLNNE, encoded by the coding sequence TTGAGGGGACAAAGAGCAAGATTCCTATGGATAGTGCTAGTAGGGGTTGTTGTATCATTGCTTACAGGATGTAGCTCTTCTCAATTTCCAATTCAAGAAGAAGAGATCTTACTCAATCAAAATCTACCTGGTTTACAAAATATGAATAGCGAGGAAGAATTATACCCATTAGGGGTAGAACCCCTTCACTTCAGTTTCTATGCTCATTATAGTTACTATACTATGCCGCAATGGGGTGCAGACCCATCATCTAAGTGGATTCAAGATAACTTGAAAATAAATATTAGGAGTATAAGCGCGAATGGAAATGCCAAATTTACATTGCGGCAGATGATTGCAAGCAATCAGTTGCCAGACATCGTATGGGGAGAGCGAGATTTCGATCTAGGACAGTTGCAGGCAGAGGGTTTGCTCGTTCCATTAGATGAATACATAGAGAAGTACCCCAATTTAAAATATTGGGCAGGCGAGAAGGTATTGGATTTACTCCGAGCCTCAGATGGGAAAATATATTATTTCCCGAATTATTATACGAATAAACCGTACGGCAATGCTGGTTATGTATTAAATAAAAAAATATATAGGGAGCTAGGATCTCCGAAACTAGAGACTACGGATGATTTATATATGTATTTAATTAAGGTGAAAGAAAGTTACCCAGGTGTTGTCCCCTTTGAGACAGGACTAGCAAAGGAAGGTCATGGAATCGACCAGCTTTTTTCTGCATTTAAAGAAGATAATCTGGGATTCACACGTTTATATGGAGTTCCAAAAGAGAATCGTATGACGTCCATCTATTTGGATAAAGAATTTCGAGAGTCAGCGTTGTTTGTAGCTAAGCTGATGCGTGAAGGACTTATGCCTGCGGGAGCGATGATACAGACAGAGGACCAGGTTAGCGAGAAGTTGATGAGAGGAAATGTAGCTATTTACGCTAGTGCAAATCCGATGTTAGATGCCATGCAGGCAGATGCAGAACTGCGTAAGTTGAACAAAGATGATGGCTATATGTTCATTGAACCGATCTATAAGCAGGGCTTGGATCGATCAAAAATTTTTCCAGGTACTTATAACATTCTGGGATGGAACGTCACGGCAATTACTAAAAATGCGAAAAATCCAGAAGCAGTTTTCGCGATGTTGGATTGGATGACGGGACCGGAGGGGTCAGCTGTACAGATGTGGGGACCTCCAGGAGACGAAGGATATTGGAACGGCTTTAAGGAAGACGGCATTACACCCAATTTTACAACGAGATATGGTTCTGATCCGGAACAATTAACGGAAATCCAAGCGGTATCTAACCAATTAATATGGGTAGGAAATACAGCTTATTTGGACAAAATTAAAAGCGATTATGAACAAACGTTGCCATTAGAACAGCGAAACTGGGCGACTTACTGGCAGCAAAATATTACTTGGAAATCACAAGGGGATGCCACGGCCTTCATTAATGTTCGACCAGCATCGAACTCGGAAGAGGGATATATTATGCGCGAATTGGAAGAAATATGGCTTGAAGCAAGAGAAGATGCACTGTTCGGTCAGACTGATGAAGAGGTGTTAACCATCTTGGATGAAGCTCATATTAGTTCGATGGAAGTCGGTTTTCAAAAATATTTGGACTACATTACGAATAGATGGCATGAGAATATGAGGGTTCTGAATAACGAGTAG